From Mastacembelus armatus chromosome 9, fMasArm1.2, whole genome shotgun sequence:
tactttttcagttttttaggAAACAGTAGCCAATTACCTTCTGCTGTATGAAACTGCTTTACAACTAAAAAGAATCCTATATTAAAatcctataaaaaaaaaaagtgactttgaGAGACACACTTTGATTAATATCGCACTTAATTTTAAACCCACTTTTCAGAAAGCATGAATAAAGGAAGAACCCATTAAAagtgtaaatatgaaaacaactATAAAACTGTATCCACTTGCCAAAAAAATAGTTTTCCACAGCCAAATACAGCATGTTATTAGCACTTCAGcctaaaatattcatttacatCCACCTCTGCTTCCCCATATGCACCTCCACCTTCTCACTAAGCTTACAGATCAAGCACTGGGGGCACCTACCTTCCTCCTGAAGACTGAGAAGGCTTGGCCACATGCCTTGCATACAAGCCCCGGACTCCCTGAGCTGGTGGGTGGGTATGTAGAGTATCCGGCACTGGGGGCGAATCTGAAGGGTCCAGCACCGGCCCCAAACCCTGGCTGCTGGCCTCTGACGGCCCCAGTACCCATGACTTCATTTAGCAGACCACAGCATGAAGCCCACATGGATGAGGCCCCTGCCTGACAGTCACAAGACAGCTTCACTTCAGTATTTCCTAATCATGTTGACGTTGTAGATAGTAAGACAAACATATAATGTATAAATAGCTGTACCACAGAAAGGATACATATGGCTGCTGCTTATGTTACAGTGTTACTTCAACACATTAAAGCGTGCAGACAGGGTCAGCAGGCAGCTACATCTCCcacaacacatacaaatacgACAATTACAAAACTCACTGAAAGCAGCAAATGAACGATGAATAAAAACCACGCTGTTGAAGTGCGTGAAACACTGAATAactacatatgtatatatacatcgCTTTATATTCACCTGTAGTGTTTTGTTCAGTGACAGTTGTCGGAGCTGATGTGACAATTAGCTCTTAGCACAAAAAGGCAACACAACAGCCAGTTAAAGCTGGTGTTAGCCAACGCTAGCTGCTAGCTGCACATAAAGCAGGGCTGAAACCAAAACACAGAAGCGCAGAGAAAAACGCACCTTCATTGCAGCTCCGGCGTGTACACGGTGAATGCGTAGGTTGACGGTGTGACCATTGCAATGATGAGTGTCACCTAATGAGCTGAACTGGCTGAATGCGTCTCGACAAGAGGAGAGCAACGACCGAGCCCCTCCAGCTGCTGCCGCTACTTCTTCACCGCTGCTGCACCTGCAGCCTGCACGGAGCGACGTGGTTTTACTGCCCTCCTCAGGTCAAATGTAGAATTGAGTGTAATCCACGAAGGACGCTGAGGTCATGTCCTAAATCTGTCCTCTGCATTGGCTATGCATTTAAAACTGCTGGGTAATATGAGTTCAGTATCTGTAGACTCTGTATATTTAAAGTGGAGTGGATATTAATtcaataaaatgaagaaaatatggaatattttctaacattttcagCAGTGGAACAATTACATTTAAAGTTTTTGGTTAgaaactggtgacctgtccagggtgcacccctgcccttcacccaaagagagctgggataggctccagcagatccctgtgaccctggttaggaataagtgggtataaatgatatatggatggatggatggatggttaggAAATAAAGTTTATAGAAATAAACACAGTTGGAAGCTTTTTAGGTCGatatatttattcatccatccatccagtatcTATAACTCTATAAATCTATAATATAGCAATCATACAATAAATCCTCCTGTAGTGAGGTGATAATATTCAgattttgttaaaatgttttagagGGGTGTCAATTCTGAGGCTGTAATTTGTGCTCCTGTTACGCTGCAGGCCAACTGTAATATACAGatagtttttctgctgcttagcCTCATTGAGATGACTAGGATGGACAAATAATGCACCTGTTAAAGTTAATAACAAGCTGGAACCAGATGCTCCATAGATGTAATGTTGATTTTGGCACCCAATTTTATCCATATCCAAACATATCCAACTAAAACATTACATTCAGTGTCATGGTGCAGTGTCCTTTCTCCTCAGTGCTTTACCTTCTGGGATGTTACatacaaaaaagacagaaaaaacctGAATATTATGCAGGTCTGCTTTTGTAGCTAGTATTTCAGTTCTAACATGAGGTTTTGGTACGTGGTTGTTCCACATGGTCATGGCCACAAGGCACTATCTCACTTCTGAGCTTTAGCCTGTAAATACAAATCATTCTGTCTTctgatttttagtttttgtctaGTTTAAGTCAAAAAAGACTCAATTGTTGGTGGATAATTTAAGAAAACgcatgtatttgtttgtatCAGTGATATATAGTTATAAAGAGGTAGATAAAAGCCAACATGATTCATGTGTGATACAATGTGAAActtggaaaaacaacaacaacaacaatagcaCTTCCGGTCCTCTCCCTCTCGGTGAGCGCGCCAATAACAAACGTCTCCTCCTGATGACGTTGATCCACGTGTCACTCTGTTTTGACTTTCCGCGCCTCTGCGACCCAGAAGTTTTCGAGCCCGTTTGCAGGTTTAGTGATGGAAACTAACGCCAGTGTCAGTTTGATGGTCATGTTTGAGGACGAGTCTGTGGATGTTCAGTTTGTGAACGGATCCCGGGTGCAGCTGTCGCCGTGTGGCTGTGAATTCATGCTGGTGAAAGCCAAAGACCCCTCCGGACATCCCCTGCAGCCCACAGAGAGAGTCCGGCAGAGGACACGGTTCACCATTAGCGCATACAAGGTGTAAACATGCGGTATTTTCCAAATGCTTAGGCTGTTGTTAGTGCCTATCCAGCTGCTGGTTGCTGGGATAAATGTATACAGTGTTGTTGTAATCTGCCTCACAGTAATAGTCAGGCTCATCGTGTTCAACGTGCTGATGTCGTTTTGCAGGATCTGATAGTAACTGCGTTGGCATTTAGGAATAAATATGCTAGTCGACCATATCTGCCCCTGGAACTCATCCCTGCTGCCCAGAAAAAGGTAATCAGAACTATTTCTAAGCCAACTTTTAATATCTCAAATTATGTGTGAACAGTGATGTCAGGttgtgtatattatatatatgaagttatatgttttttttgtttgtttttttttcttgcagcctTTCTTCAGCATTGACTCAGGTGTGCAGTGGCCCGAATGGTCTTCCTGTGAGGCAGAATCCAGACCTGGAGGTGAGACCATCATCAGGTCGGAGGAGGGGCGAgctgtgttgctgctgtcacCCTCAGGTGAAGAATTCTCTGTTGAGTTCACATGCAGCCTCAGTCAGAGTCCAAATCAGCACCACAACATGCAGGATTTCAGCAGAGGTTCAGACAACAGCCCTGACAGTCAGCAGACAGTAAGCAAAGTAAGTGATCAGGACTGTCAGAGCAAAAATGGTCAGACCAAAGGGGTTCATCAGGGAAGAAGAAGCAGTAGGAGCGAGACGATTCGATCACGGTCTTGTTCTCCTCGTATTATCAGCACTACTCCTCTTAaggtaatacatctggaaaatATCCCTATACTTATTTCTCaggttttatggatttatttaTGTCCCTTCTTTTTCCTTCCAGCCAGAGGAGATGTACCAGTCCACTACAGTCATCCAGCATCATTCCTGCTATGTTGTTGCCCCCATGTGGTGCTATCCTCTGTCTTTGGCTCGCCATCAGTGGACAGCTTGTCACTCTACATCTGAAGATGTTGGAGCAGAGGCACCCAGCAATTCCAGCCAGGCTGACAAGAGGACAAACATGCCAAACATATCCATTGAAGACAGGAGGTCGTGCCTTCCTCAGGCACTCCCTCTCACATGCCCAACCCCTCACTGGCACAGGTTTGTCAGTTAATAACAAGCATGTAGTTGCAAAATTTaccaatatttaatatttagtgaTTGATTCAGGCTTCCTTACTTATGTATTTAAGGTGGAAGTTTAAAGACCCCTTGGCCAAAAAAGAACATCCAGACCAAGAGTTTCTCACAGGGCTGGTGAAAGTGA
This genomic window contains:
- the c9h5orf34 gene encoding uncharacterized protein C5orf34 homolog encodes the protein METNASVSLMVMFEDESVDVQFVNGSRVQLSPCGCEFMLVKAKDPSGHPLQPTERVRQRTRFTISAYKDLIVTALAFRNKYASRPYLPLELIPAAQKKPFFSIDSGVQWPEWSSCEAESRPGGETIIRSEEGRAVLLLSPSGEEFSVEFTCSLSQSPNQHHNMQDFSRGSDNSPDSQQTVSKVSDQDCQSKNGQTKGVHQGRRSSRSETIRSRSCSPRIISTTPLKPEEMYQSTTVIQHHSCYVVAPMWCYPLSLARHQWTACHSTSEDVGAEAPSNSSQADKRTNMPNISIEDRRSCLPQALPLTCPTPHWHRWKFKDPLAKKEHPDQEFLTGLVKVMWCQGVTYRILSGAVSVIEVSPGDGSVIRSNGVLNTYFTHHRPEGQLRQVKEVTYHLNSLPPDITGQAYSICSVLSRASRILTCYNQAKQSLKFPATPSCLQEDGHFLKPVLAEENISSHAPVEQHTNFSVESGLDLVAAELEKIRRFNFLLENSHILRTETGCAELQISSSAELTHEPVNEICIAEALQRTSKAIQDIDDLISATTLT